The genomic region GCTCCTTCAACCATTCCTCAAAAAACTCATTCACCGTTAGTTTCGTTGGTTCAATAAATGTACCGTTATTTAACTCATTAAGAAGAGATGCTAATGCATTCTCAGCTTCCCTTTTTGTATGAAACCCCCTTTTTCTTTTTTGTTTCCGTCTACCAGTTTTAGGGTCTTTACCAACATCAACAATAAAATCCCATTTTCCTGTAGCTTTATTCTTTTTTATACTTCCTTTCACAACTAAGAACCTCCTGTGTATCCCTTAGCTTGTAAAAGGTTTCCATTATAATTATAACATCTTAAATACTTTTCATATGTTATTCTTACTTGATTATCCTCTTGAAGAAAACAGAATTATGCTGATTATACTTAAACAAAATAACCAGGATAGGATAATTGGATAATTCAAGTGTTGTCCGTTAGAGTAGCTACAATTGACTATAGAAACTAATTTTCCATTTCAAAAAGAGTATCATAGATCGTTCAACATAAAATTTAACACTTATTCTCTTTTTAAAAGCTTTAGAGGTATCCTCCTTTTCTTTTCTTGAAATAGAACTAATAAGAAAGCATTTAACTTAATGCTTTTTCTTTTTGTGGTCATTAAGTGTTTTAGATGCTTTCTTTTTTTGCCCTTTTGTTGATTTAGGATTAGATAAGGTTTTTCCGGCTTTACCTAATCTCCCACCTGAATGTTTTGTCATAACAATCCCTCCTTAATTTAGTATGAGTCTTAAGAATTTCCATAAATTATTATTATTTACCAGTTATTTCTATGATAATATAAAAGTAAATAATTTACATAGATAATTTCTAAAAGAGGTGATTGGATGGGACTTGGATTCCGCAAAAGCATCAACTTAGGTGGCGGTGTCAAAGTTAACGTTGGTAAACGTGGGGTTGGTGTCAGTGCCGGAACTAAAGGAGCAAGAGTAAGCGTAGGCTCAAGAGGCGCACGGGGAAGAGTATCAGTTCCTGGAACTGGAATCTATTATGACCAGAAGTTGGGTGCTTCTAAAAAGTCATCAAGACGGTCTAGTAGCGGAGGAAGCTATCAAAGTTACAAGACAGTGGAACAACAAAGGCAAAAAGAATTAGAGCAGGCTAAGGAACTTGAAAAAGTCAAAAAACAACTAGAAGTATTCGAAGAAAAAATAGAATATTTCACTTCTATTCACAAGGATTGCACCGAAACTTTTGACTGGGTGACTATTGTTAAGACCCCACCTTTTGAATACGGAAAATCAGGACCAAATGAAGAAGAAGCAATCAAATACTTGGAAAGTTATAAACCCACTTTCCGAGATAAATTCTTTAAACGTATTGAAGCAAGAAGGAAACTTTTAGAGCATGAAGTAATATTGGCAAAAGAAGAAGATGATAAAATGTATACCAATTGGCAAGACCTTAAAACGCTTGGAGAAGATGTCTTATCTGGAAAGCCAGAAAGTTTTCAAAAGGTTATTGATGACCTTGCTCCATTTGATGATATCAAAGATTTAGGAAGTGAATTTGATTTTAAGTTTATTGGCGATCAAGCAGTCTTCAACCTATATGTTCATTCGGAAGATGTTATTCCTGCTGAAGAACTCTCCTTAACCAAAACAGGCAAACTATCTAGAAAGAAAATGACTAAAACTAAGTTCTATGAACTTTATCAAGATTATGTTTCTAGCTGTGTGTTAAGAATAGCGAGAGAGTTGTTTGCACTGCTTCCATTAAAAAATGTGTATATAAATGCGATTGGAGAGCAATTTGACTCTTCTGTTGGTTCAGAGGTTGAAGGTGTAGTACTATCTGTTTTAATAGATAGAGAAACCCTAAACACACTTGATTTTGACCGAATAGATTGTTCAGATTCGCTTGAGAATTTTCAACACAATATGAAGTTCAGAAAAACCAAGGGCTTTGCATTTGTTGATAAAATGGAGGTGGGATAATTGCTGCAGTTGCTCCTTGGTCTATTGTTAGTCATATTGGCTATTGCTTTATTAATGTTTGTTATACAAAATTTCATTGGATTTATTGGGATCGGTATTGTTATATGGGCAATTTATGAATGGTCAGTAAATCGAAAACTAGGCGCAAAATCCAAAAAACCGCTCGCCCTTATTTTATCTGGTGCGCTAGTTGCATTATTATGGTTTGGTTTAAGTACTCCTACTGAAACTGTAGATAAAGCAGAAGAAAAAGTTGCAGGTGAATCAATAGAAAAGGTTAACACAGAAAGTAAGGAAGAAAATAAGAAGGATGAAACCGAAAAAAATTCTACTGAAGATATCAACACTGAAAAACAAGAAGAACCAAAGTCTGAGAAAGAAAAAAATACACCAGATAAAACGGATAGCAAAAATGATGAAGTAGAAAGTAAGGAAGAGGATAGCAATCTTGTTCCAGCGACCGTAACACGCATAATTGACGGAGATACTATTGAGGTTTCAATGAATGGAGAACGAGAAGAAGTAAGGTTATTACTGGTTGATACACCTGAAACAAAACATCCAAATAAGCCTGTTGAACCCTTCGGTCCTGAAGCAAGTGCTTATGCTGAAGAAGTTCTTTTGGGTAAGGATGTAAAGCTTCAAATCGGAATTGAAGAGCGGGATAAGTACAACCGTTTATTAGCTTACATATGGGTAGGAGATAAAACCTTCCAAGAAATGCTTTTGGGAAATGGGCTAGCTACAACTGCGTACCTTTATAACGATTTAACATTGCTAGATCAGTTCCATGCTGCTCAGGATAAGGCAAGAAATAAAGGTATCGGTGTTTGGTCTATAGATGGATATGCACATGTAGACCATGACCATGGATACCATTATGAAGAACCAAAAAAGGAAGTGGCAAAGAAGCCAGAATCAAAACCTGTACCGAAACAAGAGCCAGCTCCTCAACCTACATCTTCTGGCTACAGCGGTCCATTCGATCCTACCGGTCCTGACAGGGACTGTGGAGACTTTAACACTCAAGCTGAAGCACAAGCCTTTATGGAAGCTTCAGGTCCTAGTGACCCTCACAGACTAGACGGTAATGATAATGACGGAATTGCATGTGAGAGTCTACCTTAATGAAAAAGCACCGAA from Bacillus marinisedimentorum harbors:
- a CDS encoding thermonuclease family protein — translated: MLQLLLGLLLVILAIALLMFVIQNFIGFIGIGIVIWAIYEWSVNRKLGAKSKKPLALILSGALVALLWFGLSTPTETVDKAEEKVAGESIEKVNTESKEENKKDETEKNSTEDINTEKQEEPKSEKEKNTPDKTDSKNDEVESKEEDSNLVPATVTRIIDGDTIEVSMNGEREEVRLLLVDTPETKHPNKPVEPFGPEASAYAEEVLLGKDVKLQIGIEERDKYNRLLAYIWVGDKTFQEMLLGNGLATTAYLYNDLTLLDQFHAAQDKARNKGIGVWSIDGYAHVDHDHGYHYEEPKKEVAKKPESKPVPKQEPAPQPTSSGYSGPFDPTGPDRDCGDFNTQAEAQAFMEASGPSDPHRLDGNDNDGIACESLP
- a CDS encoding DUF4236 domain-containing protein → MGLGFRKSINLGGGVKVNVGKRGVGVSAGTKGARVSVGSRGARGRVSVPGTGIYYDQKLGASKKSSRRSSSGGSYQSYKTVEQQRQKELEQAKELEKVKKQLEVFEEKIEYFTSIHKDCTETFDWVTIVKTPPFEYGKSGPNEEEAIKYLESYKPTFRDKFFKRIEARRKLLEHEVILAKEEDDKMYTNWQDLKTLGEDVLSGKPESFQKVIDDLAPFDDIKDLGSEFDFKFIGDQAVFNLYVHSEDVIPAEELSLTKTGKLSRKKMTKTKFYELYQDYVSSCVLRIARELFALLPLKNVYINAIGEQFDSSVGSEVEGVVLSVLIDRETLNTLDFDRIDCSDSLENFQHNMKFRKTKGFAFVDKMEVG